TGTTGAGCAATCGACCGAGCGATCGTTATCATTCCGCTCGTGAAGTCTTGGATGCGCTGTCGATGGTTTCTCCAGGGGTCCTAATTCCTGCTGTGCTGCCGCAACCGACTCGATCGACGCATCAAGGAACGGTTGCACTTGCAGGAAGACATCCGCGCCGATCAACGATCGCCACAACTGGAAATTATCCTCGCCCTTGGTTTGAGGCTGCTTTTGATTTACCGTTAGCTCTAATCAAATTTACCTACAGAACGCTTAAGGCAGTGTTCCGCCTGATGTTTGGCATTGTTCGCTTTACGGTATTTGGCATCTTCAAGTTTATTTTGAAGCTGTTGTTTTGGATTCTCGCGCTGTTTAGTCTGATTTGGCTTGTGCCGCAAGTGTTTCCCTATGTCGCAAAATCAGTTCCCCGGCTTGATCAAGTCATGCCGAAACCGACAACAGTGCAGGCGATCGACTATGCAGCAGAATGTCAAAAGCTTGGCATTGATTACAGTGAGTTTATTGTTCAAGTGAACGAGGAATTCTATCGCAAGTATCCCGATCGACGCGGCAAACCGTTAAATCAAGGTCAAGCCGATCAAAAACTTCGGAGCGAATGGCATCGAATTGCTCAGAATCTCTTAAATCAGAAATCAGGTCGTAAATCTCTCAACAAAGTTGCAGAGTATTAATAAACAAGCCCCCGAAACTCTAGATTTCGAGGGCGATTTCATTAGCTGTTTGCGGCTGCGGCATCTGCCGTCTGTGGATCAGGCTTCACACCGCCCATTCTCACCTCAGAACAGAACGATGCCATACTAAACCCGCCAAACCGCTTCAAAATGCTGTGACGTAACCGTACATTCGGGCTTTCAAACCACAGCCGCTCTTTGGAATACATCGTGTCATATTCCGTAATTAGCGTTAATTCGTTGTTTTCAGCCATTTCATAGCGTCCTGCAACCGGAGCCTTCTCTGCATATCCCATTTCTCTAAGAAGTTTGCCCTGCATCGGGTTTTCTGGATCGGCGATCGGCACAAGAACGGTCGATCCAGCGTGCTTTTCTTCGTCCCATTCCATCGTGCCGTCCCAAGTCACACGCGCTCCGCATAATGCCGTCGCTGGATCAACTTCATACATTTGGCAAAGCGCTAGGACTGCCGGGTCAGCTTTATCTAAAAGTTCGATCTCGATCGTGGATTTTCCACCCTCCTGCTGCTTAAACGCGAGATGGTGGCTGGTTCGCATTGACGACCATTTTCCCGCGCTTTGTTCAAAAAACTCAACAATGTCCATGAATCGATCCTATGGCTGGTTTTTATTCACTTTCCTATTCTAAAAGGTTCAGCCGCGTGAAAAATCGAACAGGATGTTAAGTTGAAGATCCGACCGCCAAACAGGAGCGCCCGATGCAAACGCAAATGAAGCGAGTGTCCCCCGAAGAATATCTAGAGCTTGAGCGCAAAGCCGAGTTTCGCAGCGAGTACCGCAATGGAGAAATGAGCCCGATGACCGGAGGAACAGCCAACCACAACACAATCTTTATTAACTGGTGCGCCTTGCTTAAATCTCAGCTACGCGGAAAGAACGCTAAAGTTTTCGGGGGCGATCTACGGCTCTGGATTCCTGACTATCAACTGTATACCTATCCAGATGTGATGGTGATAGAAGGAGCGCCAATCTTTCTCGACGATCGTAAAGATACCGTGACAAATCCCACCTTGATTATAGAAGTGTTATCGAAATCAACAGAAGAGTATGATCGTTCCGCTAAATTCAAGATGTATCGATCGATTCCTCAGTTTCAAGAGTATGTGTTGATCAATCAGTATCAGGTTGAAGTCGAACACTATACAAAGACTGCTGAGGGCTGGTTGTTACGCGAGTATGGAGCCGATACAGAATCAATTTTGCTGAAATCCTTTGGAGTTGAAGTCGCGATCACAGACCTTTACGAAGGCGTAGCCTTCGAACCCAAAAGCTAGTTTGCTTTTTTCTCCTTCCACGGCGCGAAGAAAGGCAGCAGCAACAATCCGGGTAACGCCAAAATCGCAGTCAGCAGAAAGAATGCTGTCCAGCCCATTGACTGTGCCCACTGTCCGGCAGGTGCAACCAAAATATCGCGACTAAATGCAGCTAAGCTCGATAACAATGCGTATTGAGTTGCAGAGAGTCCAGGATTACATAAACCCATTAGAAACGCCACAAACGCGGCTGATTCTAATCCCGCACAAAAGTTTTCTAAGTTAATTGCCAGAATCATCAAGGGGAAATTTTTTCCAACCTCGGCAAGCAGAACATAAAGCAAATTTCCACTCGCTTGCAGCACCGCAAAAAACCAGAGCGATCGATTCACTCCCATCCGCGTCATAATTGCCCCACCTGCTAGCGTCCCCACAATCACCGCAACAATACTCAATGCTCTCGGCGTGGCTAAATCTTCCGGGCTAAACTTTAAGCCTTTATCCAGTAGAAACGGTGTGGCAACGTTTCGCAGCAGTGAATCTCCGAGCCGATACACCACAATAAACGCAAGAATTGCGATCGCTCGTCCGGCTCCGTTGCGCCCAATAAAATCCTGAAATGGCAATACTACTGATTCTTTTAGCGTCTCAGGCGGTCGAATTTGCGTCGTCGGCTCTGGCGCAATGAGTGAACTAATCACACCGATTGACATCAATAACGCCATAATCACATACACCCACCGCCAAGGCATGACTCCCGCTAGATAAAATGTCACCGCTCCAGCAACTAAAATCGCCAACCGATAGCCAAGCAAAAACACCGAAGCCCCTGCACCCCGTTCGTATTCTTGCAAAACCTCGGTTCGATAGGCATCTGCGACAATATCTTGACTCGCGCTAAAAAATGCCACCACCAAAGCAGCTAAGAAAAACGGGCTAACCGAAAGCGCCCGTATGGTCTGCCAAAACTCGCAAAAGCCTTTGAATACTGTTTGATTTCGACAGACATCTACCGAATTAACCGCGACTTGCTGAAGTTGGCTTGTGTCTTGAAATGCCATCCAGCCGATCGCGAGTAGCAAAATAACCTGACTCACAATCAGCCAGCCGCGTCTGCGTCCAAGCAGCGGGGGCACAAAGCGATCGAGAAACGGCGACCACAAGAATTTCAGCGAATAGGGGATTGCTGCAACGCTAAAGGCTGCAATCACCTTCAGATCGACTCCTTCTTTACTTAACCAAGCCTGAAGCGGATCTTTTCCGGTTAAGTAAAACGGCAAACCAGATGAGAAGCCGAGCAAAATCAGAGCCGCCATTTTTCGACTCTGAAAGACTCTGAGATAGGGTTGAATATTCACGGGGATGAAGCGCCGAATCGAGAACGTTAGCCATCATCGCACAGACAGCGCGATTTGAATTTTTCGATCGCACAACCTCTAAGATTGTTCCGTCATTGATCTTCGTTCAACAAATCAATATGGCAAATGTTGAATTTACCCGATGCCGTAGAGACGCAATTAATCGCGTCTCTACCATTCACGCATTGATCCGTAATCTAACAAAATTGGAAAAAACGGGAACATCAAATCGC
This Cyanobacteria bacterium FACHB-DQ100 DNA region includes the following protein-coding sequences:
- a CDS encoding phycobiliprotein lyase encodes the protein MDIVEFFEQSAGKWSSMRTSHHLAFKQQEGGKSTIEIELLDKADPAVLALCQMYEVDPATALCGARVTWDGTMEWDEEKHAGSTVLVPIADPENPMQGKLLREMGYAEKAPVAGRYEMAENNELTLITEYDTMYSKERLWFESPNVRLRHSILKRFGGFSMASFCSEVRMGGVKPDPQTADAAAANS
- a CDS encoding Uma2 family endonuclease; amino-acid sequence: MQTQMKRVSPEEYLELERKAEFRSEYRNGEMSPMTGGTANHNTIFINWCALLKSQLRGKNAKVFGGDLRLWIPDYQLYTYPDVMVIEGAPIFLDDRKDTVTNPTLIIEVLSKSTEEYDRSAKFKMYRSIPQFQEYVLINQYQVEVEHYTKTAEGWLLREYGADTESILLKSFGVEVAITDLYEGVAFEPKS
- a CDS encoding MFS transporter: MAALILLGFSSGLPFYLTGKDPLQAWLSKEGVDLKVIAAFSVAAIPYSLKFLWSPFLDRFVPPLLGRRRGWLIVSQVILLLAIGWMAFQDTSQLQQVAVNSVDVCRNQTVFKGFCEFWQTIRALSVSPFFLAALVVAFFSASQDIVADAYRTEVLQEYERGAGASVFLLGYRLAILVAGAVTFYLAGVMPWRWVYVIMALLMSIGVISSLIAPEPTTQIRPPETLKESVVLPFQDFIGRNGAGRAIAILAFIVVYRLGDSLLRNVATPFLLDKGLKFSPEDLATPRALSIVAVIVGTLAGGAIMTRMGVNRSLWFFAVLQASGNLLYVLLAEVGKNFPLMILAINLENFCAGLESAAFVAFLMGLCNPGLSATQYALLSSLAAFSRDILVAPAGQWAQSMGWTAFFLLTAILALPGLLLLPFFAPWKEKKAN